A stretch of the Lolium perenne isolate Kyuss_39 chromosome 3, Kyuss_2.0, whole genome shotgun sequence genome encodes the following:
- the LOC127343221 gene encoding uncharacterized protein, whose protein sequence is MSSEDASSQVSPEGNVSSEKVQETQDQNEGSGMPSPKEEEAAIKKKYGGRMPKKSPLISKDQERAFFDSADWALGKQGGGASKPKGPLEALRPKLQPTQQNARARRSSYASADNDESLSLPAEELMQNDGPAEDKNQE, encoded by the exons ATGTCCTCTGAAGATGCAAGTAGCCAAGTGAGTCCTGAAGGAAATGTTTCTAGTGAAAAGGTACAAGAAACTCAAGACCAGAATGAAGGCAGCGGGATGCCCTCGCCCAAAGAGGAG GAGGCAGCAATCAAGAAAAAATATGGAGGAAGGATGCCCAAAAAGTCGCCACTTATATCTAAG GACCAGGAACGAGCTTTCTTTGACTCTGCTGATTGGGCTTTAGGGAAG CAAGGTGGAGGTGCCAGCAAGCCTAAAGGGCCCCTTGAAGCTCTTCGACCAAAACTTCAG CCTACTCAACAAAATGCACGTGCCCGGCGATCTTCTTACGcatctgcagacaatgatg AGAGCTTGAGTCTGCCTGCCGAGGAGTTGATGCAGAACGATGGCCCAGCTGAAGACAAGAATCAGGAATAA
- the LOC127343220 gene encoding uncharacterized protein isoform X1: MEATLEQAALRAPTLEQDQRGAAAFTGNSSRDHGAANIDADAGEETRAPGSAPAVTSRISVQKVCSVVRKFGKFKRNLVEEIGFGGMLKMRMLTRLNLKFSAWLMERVESNELRIDEERILKIKDHDVEKVFGLPCGTRLISPDTPEPSEACIEFLRVSSNLSKGAHSLKAAEAYLLRDDINEDSSKVQIDCFKIAFLVFVVGHLLAPSTKYDYIGIDFWAALNDTSRIKEFNWCRYVLEHLIRAVRKLKSDIRNRHKTIHLVGCHVFLQVFYLDNLDLGPLSKTREGLPRISLFDYESVKKMTEMITNDVGGDTSFAGANFRCAQDVCQSHSEEPFIPETNQADIASDLPCHSPGFGGTEDQHSPINPMLRSSFTETGPEDFSNHLRLKYPSLVGHPLAAILEEHNARIMENISQISNSYQVAMFSFMDQLLGSISENRCCCRALGRTDCLLRSPHAIPGNTHLTPKKRKSRLHSTVTGRAIQQILGQRKKTRGNCTR, translated from the exons ATGGAGGCGACACTAGAACAGGCGGCATTGCGTGCCCCCACATTGGAACAAGATCAGCGAGGCGCCGCCGCATTCACAGGGAATAGCAGCAGGGACCATGGAGCTGCCAACATAGACGCCGATGCAGGCGAAGAGACACGCGCTCCTGGATCTGCACCTGCTGTCACGTCAAGGATTTCAGTGCAGAAGGTGTGCTCAGTCGTGCGCAAGTTTGGTAAATTTAAGAGGAATTTAGTCGAAGAGATAGGCTTCGGTGGGATGCTAAAGATGCGGATGTTAACAAGGCTAAATTTGAAATTCAGCGCCTGGCTAATGGAAAGAGTTGAGTCGAATGAACTGAGAATAGATGAGGAGAGGATTCTAAAGATCAAGGATCATGATGTCGAGAAGGTATTCGGTCTCCCATGTGGCACCAGATTGATATCTCCAGATACACCCGAGCCATCCGAAGCttgcatcgagttcctccgtgtttCTTCCAATTTGAGCAAAGGCGCGCATAGTCTAAAGGCCGCCGAGGCTTACCTCCTGAGAGATGATATCAATGAAGATTCCAGCAAGGTCCAGATAGATTGCTTCAAGATAgcttttcttgtttttgttgttgGACATCTGTTGGCTCCATCAACTAAGTATGACTACATCGGCATAGATTTCTGGGCTGCACTCAACGATACCTCTCGGATTAAAGAATTCAACTGGTGTCGTTATGTACTCGAGCATTTGATCCGAGCTGTTCGGAAGTTGAAATCAGACATCCGCAACCGCCACAAGACCATACATCTTGTTGGCTGCCACGTTTTTCTGCAG GTATTCTACTTGGACAATCTTGATCTTGGTCCGCTTTCCAAGACACGGGAAGGTCTACCAAGGATTAGTCTTTTTGACTACGAGTCGGTTAAGAAGATGACAGAAATGATCACTAACGATGTGGGTGGAGATACATCATTCGCTGGAGCTAAC TTTAGATGTGCTCAAGATGTATGCCAAAGCCACTCTGAAGAGCCCTTCATTCCGGAAACAAACCAAGCAGACATAGCTTCTGACCTGCCCTGTCACAGCCCAGGTTTTGGTGGTACGGAAGATCAGCACAGCCCAATTAATCCCATGCTACGAAGCAGCTTCACCGAGACTGGACCAGAAGATTTCTCCAACCATCTCCGACTGAAATACCCGTCACTT GTGGGCCACCCGCTTGCAGCCATTTTGGAAGAACACAATGCACGCATAATGGAAAATATATCTCAAATTAGCAACAGTTACCAAGTCGCGATGTTTAGCTTTATGGACCAACTTCTTGGCTCTATATCTGAGAACCGCTGTTGCTGCAGAGCATTGGGACGAACCGATTGTTTACTGAGATCGCCACATGCAATTCCTG GAAACACACATCTCACACCTAAAAAACGCAAGTCCCGATTACACTCCACAGTAACAGGTAGAGCCATACAGCAGATTTTAG GGCAACGCAAGAAGACCCGGGGAAACTGTACAAGATAG
- the LOC127343220 gene encoding uncharacterized protein isoform X2: protein MEATLEQAALRAPTLEQDQRGAAAFTGNSSRDHGAANIDADAGEETRAPGSAPAVTSRISVQKVCSVVRKFGKFKRNLVEEIGFGGMLKMRMLTRLNLKFSAWLMERVESNELRIDEERILKIKDHDVEKVFGLPCGTRLISPDTPEPSEACIEFLRVSSNLSKGAHSLKAAEAYLLRDDINEDSSKVQIDCFKIAFLVFVVGHLLAPSTKYDYIGIDFWAALNDTSRIKEFNWCRYVLEHLIRAVRKLKSDIRNRHKTIHLVGCHVFLQVFYLDNLDLGPLSKTREGLPRISLFDYESVKKMTEMITNDVGGDTSFAGANFRCAQDVCQSHSEEPFIPETNQADIASDLPCHSPGFGGTEDQHSPINPMLRSSFTETGPEDFSNHLRLKYPSLVGHPLAAILEEHNARIMENISQISNSYQVAMFSFMDQLLGSISENRCCCRALGRTDCLLRSPHAIPGNTHLTPKKRKSRLHSTVTGQRKKTRGNCTR, encoded by the exons ATGGAGGCGACACTAGAACAGGCGGCATTGCGTGCCCCCACATTGGAACAAGATCAGCGAGGCGCCGCCGCATTCACAGGGAATAGCAGCAGGGACCATGGAGCTGCCAACATAGACGCCGATGCAGGCGAAGAGACACGCGCTCCTGGATCTGCACCTGCTGTCACGTCAAGGATTTCAGTGCAGAAGGTGTGCTCAGTCGTGCGCAAGTTTGGTAAATTTAAGAGGAATTTAGTCGAAGAGATAGGCTTCGGTGGGATGCTAAAGATGCGGATGTTAACAAGGCTAAATTTGAAATTCAGCGCCTGGCTAATGGAAAGAGTTGAGTCGAATGAACTGAGAATAGATGAGGAGAGGATTCTAAAGATCAAGGATCATGATGTCGAGAAGGTATTCGGTCTCCCATGTGGCACCAGATTGATATCTCCAGATACACCCGAGCCATCCGAAGCttgcatcgagttcctccgtgtttCTTCCAATTTGAGCAAAGGCGCGCATAGTCTAAAGGCCGCCGAGGCTTACCTCCTGAGAGATGATATCAATGAAGATTCCAGCAAGGTCCAGATAGATTGCTTCAAGATAgcttttcttgtttttgttgttgGACATCTGTTGGCTCCATCAACTAAGTATGACTACATCGGCATAGATTTCTGGGCTGCACTCAACGATACCTCTCGGATTAAAGAATTCAACTGGTGTCGTTATGTACTCGAGCATTTGATCCGAGCTGTTCGGAAGTTGAAATCAGACATCCGCAACCGCCACAAGACCATACATCTTGTTGGCTGCCACGTTTTTCTGCAG GTATTCTACTTGGACAATCTTGATCTTGGTCCGCTTTCCAAGACACGGGAAGGTCTACCAAGGATTAGTCTTTTTGACTACGAGTCGGTTAAGAAGATGACAGAAATGATCACTAACGATGTGGGTGGAGATACATCATTCGCTGGAGCTAAC TTTAGATGTGCTCAAGATGTATGCCAAAGCCACTCTGAAGAGCCCTTCATTCCGGAAACAAACCAAGCAGACATAGCTTCTGACCTGCCCTGTCACAGCCCAGGTTTTGGTGGTACGGAAGATCAGCACAGCCCAATTAATCCCATGCTACGAAGCAGCTTCACCGAGACTGGACCAGAAGATTTCTCCAACCATCTCCGACTGAAATACCCGTCACTT GTGGGCCACCCGCTTGCAGCCATTTTGGAAGAACACAATGCACGCATAATGGAAAATATATCTCAAATTAGCAACAGTTACCAAGTCGCGATGTTTAGCTTTATGGACCAACTTCTTGGCTCTATATCTGAGAACCGCTGTTGCTGCAGAGCATTGGGACGAACCGATTGTTTACTGAGATCGCCACATGCAATTCCTG GAAACACACATCTCACACCTAAAAAACGCAAGTCCCGATTACACTCCACAGTAACAG GGCAACGCAAGAAGACCCGGGGAAACTGTACAAGATAG